The following proteins come from a genomic window of Dreissena polymorpha isolate Duluth1 chromosome 1, UMN_Dpol_1.0, whole genome shotgun sequence:
- the LOC127860587 gene encoding heat shock 70 kDa protein 12A-like isoform X2, which yields MGSQSTKTEQPTPTPLVIAIDVGSYASGCALLYYTDYEKNRLNPHIYVNKEWGGDHGMESSKTQTALLIKEKNNPTNDLFGQKAIKTYSDYHHAQHKRWRFFQRFKMQLLNQQRSIDFATQLEDSDGRHLPAIIVFSRFIKSIKDYVLKRVTSSGSVVDVKRIKWVITVPAIWPDRAKSLMRLAAQKSDIPGANVVIAIEPECAAIHAIRSVSAGTHHSKTTPSFASPGSVFMIVDMGGGTVDILLLEVINELHRMKQVQAPVGGPWGGNYVDDLFFEILKKVVGEDVFSKFQAENPTEFLDLQREFEYEKRTVKHSTEPEPEPFSLKIPGGLLHLWTDSKKQRITEIVRNITVLGGNLDWNASRLVFPPEIMWGIFKKATDETIKCIKKYIKQAGSIKIKAILVVGGFSCSGYVIPALEEKLSYLHIPIYASEWDGDGDLAVLKGAALFGHDEHSIVSRKLAYTYGLSCIKTFDISTHSQQHTFEHEGKTLANAVFQKIVTRGQIVKSNQWIDANVYYPNDGADKITIYVHASSEDNPIHVTEESCWCVGMFEVDCSSSSQNIREREVRVSMQFGGTEIAVKAQHIASGKCTESKLLLP from the exons ATGGGGTCACAATCGACAAAGACGGAACAG CCAACGCCAACACCTCTTGTCATTGCGATAGATGTAGGTTCATATGCCAGTGGGTGTGCACTCCTATATTACACAGACTATGAGAAAAACCGTTTAAATCCACACATATATGTGAACAAAGAATGGGGTGGAGACCACGGCATGGAGAGTTCCAAGACACAGACTGCTTTACTTATAAAGGAGAAG aacAATCCAACAAACGACCTGTTTGGGCAGAAAGCAATCAAAACATACTCGGACTATCATCATGCTCAACATAAACGATGGCGTTTTTTCCAAAGATTTAAAATGCAATTGCTAAACCAACAG AGATCAATTGATTTCGCCACACAACTAGAAGATTCCGACGGCAGGCATCTTCCGGCAATTATTGTGTTTAGCAGATTCATAAAAAGTATTAAAGATTACGTACTAAAAAGAGTGACAAGTTCTGGTTCGGTAGTCGACGTTAAACGTATTAAATGGGTAATAACCGTTCCCGCAATATGGCCTGATCGGGCGAAAAGTTTGATGCGGCTGGCTGCCCAAAAG TCCGACATACCAGGAGCAAATGTGGTGATTGCCATTGAACCAGAATGTGCCGCAATTCATGCGATACGTTCAGTTAGTGCGGGAACACATCACTCAAAGACAACTCCGAGTTTTGCTTCACCTGGCTCAGTGTTCATGATTGTTGACATGGGAG gtGGAACCGTGGATATACTATTGCTCGAAGTAATCAATGAGCTCCATAGAATGAAACAGGTACAGGCTCCAGTCGGTGGTCCATGGGGTGGCAACTATGTCGATGACCTATTCTTCGAAATCCTAAAAAAAGTTGTCGGAGAAGatgttttcagtaaatttcaAGCCGAAAACCCTACTGAATTCTTGGATTTACAGCGAGAATTTGAATATGAGAAACGAACG GTCAAACACTCAACTGAGCCAGAGCCAGAACCGTTTTCTTTAAAGATTCCTGGCGGTTTATTACACTTGTGGACTGATTCCAAAAAACAACGAATAACTGAAATAGTACGAAATATCACAGTGCTTGGCGGAAACTTGGATTGGAATGCCTCGAGGTTGGTATTTCCACCTGAGATAATGTGGGGCATTTTTAAAAAAGCTACTGATGAAACGATCAAgtgtattaaaaaatacatcaaacAAGCAGGATCAATTAAGATTAAAGCGATATTGGTAGTGGGTGGATTTTCTTGTTCGGGGTACGTCATACCAGCATTGGAAGAAAAGCTGTCGTATTTGCACATTCCTATATACGCTTCTGAATGGGACGGGGATGGGGATTTGGCCGTATTGAAAGGGGCAGCCCTGTTTGGACATGACGAGCATAGCATAGTTTCCCGCAAGCTGGCTTATACATATGGTCTGAGCTGTATAAAGACATTTGACATTTCCACACATAGTCAACAACATACGTTCGAACATGAAGGCAAAACTTTGGCGAACGCAGTGTTCCAAAAAATTGTCACTCGTGGGCAGATTGTAAAAAGCAATCAATGGATTGATGCCAATGTGTACTATCCAAACGATGGCGCTGATAAGATAACAATATATGTGCATGCGTCTAGTGAGGACAATCCTATCCATGTCACTGAAGAATCGTGTTGGTGTGTGGGCATGTTTGAAGTGGATTGCTCATCATCATCGCAAAATATTAGAGAGAGAGAAGTTCGCGTTTCTATGCAATTTGGAGGAACGGAAATTGCGGTAAAAGCACAGCATATTGCGTCTGGAAAGTGCACCGAATCCAAACTGTTATTACCCTAA
- the LOC127860587 gene encoding heat shock 70 kDa protein 12A-like isoform X1 → MGSQSTKTEQQPTPTPLVIAIDVGSYASGCALLYYTDYEKNRLNPHIYVNKEWGGDHGMESSKTQTALLIKEKNNPTNDLFGQKAIKTYSDYHHAQHKRWRFFQRFKMQLLNQQRSIDFATQLEDSDGRHLPAIIVFSRFIKSIKDYVLKRVTSSGSVVDVKRIKWVITVPAIWPDRAKSLMRLAAQKSDIPGANVVIAIEPECAAIHAIRSVSAGTHHSKTTPSFASPGSVFMIVDMGGGTVDILLLEVINELHRMKQVQAPVGGPWGGNYVDDLFFEILKKVVGEDVFSKFQAENPTEFLDLQREFEYEKRTVKHSTEPEPEPFSLKIPGGLLHLWTDSKKQRITEIVRNITVLGGNLDWNASRLVFPPEIMWGIFKKATDETIKCIKKYIKQAGSIKIKAILVVGGFSCSGYVIPALEEKLSYLHIPIYASEWDGDGDLAVLKGAALFGHDEHSIVSRKLAYTYGLSCIKTFDISTHSQQHTFEHEGKTLANAVFQKIVTRGQIVKSNQWIDANVYYPNDGADKITIYVHASSEDNPIHVTEESCWCVGMFEVDCSSSSQNIREREVRVSMQFGGTEIAVKAQHIASGKCTESKLLLP, encoded by the exons ATGGGGTCACAATCGACAAAGACGGAACAG CAGCCAACGCCAACACCTCTTGTCATTGCGATAGATGTAGGTTCATATGCCAGTGGGTGTGCACTCCTATATTACACAGACTATGAGAAAAACCGTTTAAATCCACACATATATGTGAACAAAGAATGGGGTGGAGACCACGGCATGGAGAGTTCCAAGACACAGACTGCTTTACTTATAAAGGAGAAG aacAATCCAACAAACGACCTGTTTGGGCAGAAAGCAATCAAAACATACTCGGACTATCATCATGCTCAACATAAACGATGGCGTTTTTTCCAAAGATTTAAAATGCAATTGCTAAACCAACAG AGATCAATTGATTTCGCCACACAACTAGAAGATTCCGACGGCAGGCATCTTCCGGCAATTATTGTGTTTAGCAGATTCATAAAAAGTATTAAAGATTACGTACTAAAAAGAGTGACAAGTTCTGGTTCGGTAGTCGACGTTAAACGTATTAAATGGGTAATAACCGTTCCCGCAATATGGCCTGATCGGGCGAAAAGTTTGATGCGGCTGGCTGCCCAAAAG TCCGACATACCAGGAGCAAATGTGGTGATTGCCATTGAACCAGAATGTGCCGCAATTCATGCGATACGTTCAGTTAGTGCGGGAACACATCACTCAAAGACAACTCCGAGTTTTGCTTCACCTGGCTCAGTGTTCATGATTGTTGACATGGGAG gtGGAACCGTGGATATACTATTGCTCGAAGTAATCAATGAGCTCCATAGAATGAAACAGGTACAGGCTCCAGTCGGTGGTCCATGGGGTGGCAACTATGTCGATGACCTATTCTTCGAAATCCTAAAAAAAGTTGTCGGAGAAGatgttttcagtaaatttcaAGCCGAAAACCCTACTGAATTCTTGGATTTACAGCGAGAATTTGAATATGAGAAACGAACG GTCAAACACTCAACTGAGCCAGAGCCAGAACCGTTTTCTTTAAAGATTCCTGGCGGTTTATTACACTTGTGGACTGATTCCAAAAAACAACGAATAACTGAAATAGTACGAAATATCACAGTGCTTGGCGGAAACTTGGATTGGAATGCCTCGAGGTTGGTATTTCCACCTGAGATAATGTGGGGCATTTTTAAAAAAGCTACTGATGAAACGATCAAgtgtattaaaaaatacatcaaacAAGCAGGATCAATTAAGATTAAAGCGATATTGGTAGTGGGTGGATTTTCTTGTTCGGGGTACGTCATACCAGCATTGGAAGAAAAGCTGTCGTATTTGCACATTCCTATATACGCTTCTGAATGGGACGGGGATGGGGATTTGGCCGTATTGAAAGGGGCAGCCCTGTTTGGACATGACGAGCATAGCATAGTTTCCCGCAAGCTGGCTTATACATATGGTCTGAGCTGTATAAAGACATTTGACATTTCCACACATAGTCAACAACATACGTTCGAACATGAAGGCAAAACTTTGGCGAACGCAGTGTTCCAAAAAATTGTCACTCGTGGGCAGATTGTAAAAAGCAATCAATGGATTGATGCCAATGTGTACTATCCAAACGATGGCGCTGATAAGATAACAATATATGTGCATGCGTCTAGTGAGGACAATCCTATCCATGTCACTGAAGAATCGTGTTGGTGTGTGGGCATGTTTGAAGTGGATTGCTCATCATCATCGCAAAATATTAGAGAGAGAGAAGTTCGCGTTTCTATGCAATTTGGAGGAACGGAAATTGCGGTAAAAGCACAGCATATTGCGTCTGGAAAGTGCACCGAATCCAAACTGTTATTACCCTAA